The genomic window ACATAATGACACATCTTACTTTTAGTTCCTCTCAAAAGAGATTGATGACAtgatgtgacatcacaggagtCCTGCTGTGACCTCACAGCAGTCCAACCacagcagtttgtttatttgttttaaactcCAGGAGTGTTTCAACTCCGTGATCCGGTTTGGTTCCGGTCCAACAGGACCACAGTTCTACCCTCCAGATCCATGTTTTGTGGTTCTGGTTTGACAGATCAGAACCAGGACAGGAGCAGCTGCAGTTGCAGAGTCAGGTCTACAGATGGTGCTGGTTCCCTGCTGCTGCAGTGAGGTCATTGCGGGACtgcaaggtcaaaggtcaccactACCTGCCTTCACCTGACAGGCcgactggttctggttctactGCTGACCTCCATCCAGTCCAGAACGCCACTGAGAACCTGGGCCCACACAGACCCAGCGTGGTCACTGAGAGCTGGCTGGAACCGACCCCAACAGAGGGGTCAGGAGGGGACGTGGTTcacaatcagccaatcagaacatgtTCCTcaaggtgacatcatcacaccagGTGCTCTCTGAAGAGCTGGATCAGGTGTGATTGATCAGTGGACCAGGTGTCATTGATCAGATGGATCAGGTGTGattgatcacatggatcaggtgTGATCAGGTATGATTGATCAGAGGATCAGATGTAATTGATCAGATGGAACGGGTGGGATTGATCAGATGGATCAGGTGTGATTCATAAATAGATCAGGTGTGATCAGGTGTCATTGATCAGAAGGATCAGACGTTATTGATAACTAGATCAGGAGTAATCAGGTGTGATTGATCGGATGTATCCAGTGTGATTTATCAGTGGATCAAGTGTGACTGATCAAAATGATCAGTTGGGTGATATTAAAACTTGGTGTGGTACTTCTGGGTCTTCACCCATTGGTCAGTCCAACCTGGTCCAATGGTGGACGAGACGGGTCCAGACAGaggcacacagagacaaacacacacacacacacacacacacacacacacacacacacacacacacacacacacacacacacacacacacacatccaggtgGTTGTCTTCTGTTCCTGATGACGTCAGCAGGATTACTTTTGTGACTCGAGTCCCTTTGGGAATAATCAACCCCGCCCCTCCTGGTCGTCCCTCCCCactggctccgccctcctcaTTTTGACCTCCCAGTCTATCAAAAGTTTTGGGAGCGTGGGGGTCTCACGTCAGAGTGGAACGCTCGTCTGAGCGCTCTCTGGCacaccttcctctcctcctcttcttcctctgaagCGCCGTGTAGACACCGGACCGGTGGAGGACCGGATTTGGACCATGTGTGAGTTGGTTCGGGACCCTTTTAACGGAGACCCGCCGCTGGGCtgataatcatcatcatctttcttCGCTCCAAACTCGGTACGagcttctttttgtttgtgacGGGATGTTCGGTGTGGACCAGTCCGGCGCGTCAGATCCGAGCGGACAGCCGTGACGAGCGGAGGCGGGCCGGGACTAAACGGGTTTCGGTCTCCCCCGTTTCCTCCTGAGCCCCAAACTGTTCCAGAAGAGGGAACTTCATCACAGCATGAGGTTCTGTCTGCTCCGACTGGCGCTCTTCGCGTGTTGCGTCCTCTCCGTCCGTCTCAACGGCGCGCTCCAGCCCGAAGCGGAGGCGCACGCGTCATCCCGGGATACCTGCGGGTCCTGCGGTGCCAATCAGCCGGAAGACGCTGAGCCGGATCGACTGAACCAGGACTTTCTGGAGGCGGTGAAGAGGCACATCCTGAGCCGGCTGCAGATGCGGGAGAGACCCAACATTACGCACCCCGTGTCCAAGGCGGCGATGGTGACGGCGCTGCGGAAGCTGCACGCCGGGAGGCTGCGGAAGGACGGGAGGCTGGAGATCCCGCACCTGGACGGACACCCCACGACCCACGAGGCGCCCGAGGACTCCTCCGAGATCATCAGCTTTGCAGAACGAGGTGAGTGGTGGACGCGTTCAGGGGGAACTGCAGGGACGCGGCGCAACCAGTCGCTGTGACGTCACGCAACTGTCATGTGAGGTCATCAGGAACACCGGAGCTGAGCAGCAGGACTAGAACAGGGGGTCCACATCTGGACCAGACACAGGACCTCAGGAAACTTCACAGTTCAGCCCCCCGAACCCAAACCAGAGCCCGAACAGGATCAGTGTccagtgtgcgtgtgtatgtatgtgtgtgttagcatcctgctaacatgctacatgatgatgtcacacctgTGGGTGTGTACTGAGACTAAACATGGTCTTAGCAGAGAATGCTAACCTATTTTTTAATGGTAGCATCCTGCTAAGATGCTAactgttggtttgttggttgtctGGTGGGCTGCctggctggttggttggatagatggttggttggatggttggttggttggttggttggtttttttggttggctggatggttggttggctggctggctggttggttggttggatagATGGTTGGTTGGAtagttggttgattggttggttggatggttggttggttggttggttggcatTGCTGTTTGCTGGCTGTGCCTCCCTACCCTGGAGAATCTCCACATTTGTTCTGTGGGAGGTCTCTTCCTTTTAGTTCCTTTTAGTTCACAAGATCCTTGCTGGGCCCATTCTCTGGGGTCCAGGGTCAGTTAGACTGGTCTAGATGTTCAGATTCTGGTGGTTGTCTGGAGGTGGTCAGTTTCAGGATCATGTCCCCTCGATGGCGCTCCTTGTTAACAGTGGTGTCCTGTGTTCTTGTCCCTCAGACGACCTGGTGACGTCCAAGTCCAGCCTGTTCTTCCTGATCTCCAACGAGGGGAACCAGAACCTGCACGTGACGCAGGCCACCCTCTGGGTCTACTTCAAGGTACTGCCGTCACCTTCAGAGGGCCGTTCCAGGAGGAGGGTGATGGTGAAGGTGTACTACCAGGAGCCTGGCCTCAGCAGTAGGTGGAACCTGGTGGAGAGACAGGTGGAGCTGAAGCGTGGTGGTTGGCACACCTTCATGTTGACTGATGCTGTCCGATTGGTCTTTGAGAAAGGCGATCGGCGCCAGAACCTGGATGTTCGCTGCGAAGGCTGCGAGGCGGAGGGTGTCACGCCCATGCTACTGAACCGCAATGATGAGTCCCACCGGCCCTTCCTGGTGGTCCGGGCACAGCTGGCGGACAACAAGCACAGGATCCGGAAGAGAGGGCTGGAGTGCGATGGCAGCGGTGATCTGTGCTGCCGCCAACAGTTCTACATAGACTTCCGGGTCATTGGATGGAGCGACTGGATCATTGCCCCCTCAGGATACTTCGGAAACTACTGCGAAGGCAGCTGTCCGGCCTACATGGCGGGAGTCCCAGGCTCGGCTTCGTCCTTCCACACGGCGGTGGTGAACCAGTACCGCATGCGGGGCATGAGCCCGGACACCATGAGCTCCTGCTGCATCCCCACCCGGCTCAGCACCATGTCCATGCTGTACCTGGACGACGAGTACAACATCGTGAAGAGGGACGTCCCCAACATGATTGTGGACGAGTGTGGCTGCGCCTGAGCAGGACTCCATCAGACC from Antennarius striatus isolate MH-2024 chromosome 24, ASM4005453v1, whole genome shotgun sequence includes these protein-coding regions:
- the LOC137591296 gene encoding inhibin beta B chain-like; the encoded protein is MRFCLLRLALFACCVLSVRLNGALQPEAEAHASSRDTCGSCGANQPEDAEPDRLNQDFLEAVKRHILSRLQMRERPNITHPVSKAAMVTALRKLHAGRLRKDGRLEIPHLDGHPTTHEAPEDSSEIISFAERDDLVTSKSSLFFLISNEGNQNLHVTQATLWVYFKVLPSPSEGRSRRRVMVKVYYQEPGLSSRWNLVERQVELKRGGWHTFMLTDAVRLVFEKGDRRQNLDVRCEGCEAEGVTPMLLNRNDESHRPFLVVRAQLADNKHRIRKRGLECDGSGDLCCRQQFYIDFRVIGWSDWIIAPSGYFGNYCEGSCPAYMAGVPGSASSFHTAVVNQYRMRGMSPDTMSSCCIPTRLSTMSMLYLDDEYNIVKRDVPNMIVDECGCA